In Kiritimatiellaceae bacterium, the genomic window CACAGGCATCTGGAGTTGTTCCGAACAGAAGCTTCTTAATCATGAGATACCTCCTTGAACAGTTTCGCGGCGATTCTGACAAATCCGGCAAAATTAGCGAGACAGGTGTTGCGGAATCCGCACATGAAATAGTGCAGGCGCAGACCGAGTTTTCCTTTAATCCAAATCCGGCTGAAGAGCTGTCCGACACTGTCGCTATGCAACGGAATCACCCAGCCCGCATCAAACGGACGAAACGGTTTGGTTGTCTTTCCGCGGTAGTGGCGCGCGATATTTTTTCCGGCGCACTTGCCCTCGTACCACGCAAAGTTGATCGCCTTACGCAGAATCTGACCGTTCTGTTCGACGGCGGCGGAATCCCCGGCGGCGAAAACATCCGGATAGTTCGGCAGCGAAAGATCGGGGTTTACTTTCAACCGTCCGTCGCCGAGCCGTGCGACGGTTCCTTTCAGTTCCGGTATCGCGAATGTCGAGCCGCCCGCCCAGCAGAAGAAACCATTTTCAAAGGTTTGATTTCCGGCAGTAACGTTCTGTCCGTCAAAGCCGGTTACGTGCTGACCGGGAAGAATCGTTGCGCCGGTGCGGGCGAGAAATGTTTTGATGTACTGCCGTTTTGCTTCCGGCAGGAACGGCAGAATGTCCGGCGCCGGATCAATCACTGTTACACGGCACGGTTTGTTTTCGGCTAGAGCGCGGTAATACAGGCTCATCGCCAGTTCCAGTCCGGTGTAGCCGCCGCCCGCCATCACGATATGCGGCTGTTTTGTTCGCCGCAGATAATTCACAAAGTCATTGCGGATGTGCAGGGCGGTTTCGAGCGAGTCGAGGTGATAAATCTGTTCGCGGTGCTGGTTGAATCCGCGGAAATCCGTCACCGAGCCGGCGGCGATCAATAACTTGTCGAAAGCAAATGTTTGGCCGTCTGCGGTCAGTGTTTTGGCGTTGAGATCTATAGAGCTGACCGACTTCTGAATGTGCCGGACGTTTTTCGGTAGAAGATTTGCCAGCGGAGAATACAACAGTTTTTCATCGAGCCAGCCGCCTGCCAAATCGGGCAGGGCAGGCAGCATCACCGTGGAACTGCGCGGATCGAACAGAACAATTTCTGTGTCCGCGCCGCGCAAAGCGCGGCAGGCCTGCCGTCCGGCAAAGCCGCCGCCGACAATGACCGTTTTACTGT contains:
- a CDS encoding FAD-dependent oxidoreductase, with the translated sequence MNSKTVIVGGGFAGRQACRALRGADTEIVLFDPRSSTVMLPALPDLAGGWLDEKLLYSPLANLLPKNVRHIQKSVSSIDLNAKTLTADGQTFAFDKLLIAAGSVTDFRGFNQHREQIYHLDSLETALHIRNDFVNYLRRTKQPHIVMAGGGYTGLELAMSLYYRALAENKPCRVTVIDPAPDILPFLPEAKRQYIKTFLARTGATILPGQHVTGFDGQNVTAGNQTFENGFFCWAGGSTFAIPELKGTVARLGDGRLKVNPDLSLPNYPDVFAAGDSAAVEQNGQILRKAINFAWYEGKCAGKNIARHYRGKTTKPFRPFDAGWVIPLHSDSVGQLFSRIWIKGKLGLRLHYFMCGFRNTCLANFAGFVRIAAKLFKEVSHD